One genomic region from Dermacentor variabilis isolate Ectoservices chromosome 6, ASM5094787v1, whole genome shotgun sequence encodes:
- the LOC142585419 gene encoding protein BTG2-like → MRLEIRSASDFLMNILRLGRNLDSRLLDVFRGTLEDLLRHHYQHHWFPEKPSKGSGYRCIRINHKMDPILAKAGRACGLQEASLRELLPNELTLWVDPREVSYRIGENGSICVLYDGGHHASISNSSSNSSASSHNLGGNNNHYSLLTNSPQGALSYHHQHNNHLNNNHHHHHYAGFERIAARPVGCKGSWDADPRNMTFEPIATYVSS, encoded by the coding sequence ATGAGACTGGAGATACGAAGTGCGTCCGACTTCCTCATGAATATTCTTCGGCTCGGTCGGAACCTGGATTCCCGACTGCTCGACGTGTTCCGAGGAACCTTAGAGGACTTGTTGCGGCACCACTACCAGCACCACTGGTTTCCCGAGAAGCCGTCTAAGGGCTCGGGCTACCGCTGCATCCGAATCAACCACAAGATGGACCCGATCCTGGCCAAGGCTGGCCGCGCCTGCGGCCTCCAAGAAGCTAgtctgcgcgagctgctgcccaACGAGCTGACGCTCTGGGTCGACCCGCGCGAGGTCTCGTATCGCATTGGCGAGAACGGCTCCATCTGCGTGCTGTACGACGGCGGCCACCACGCGTccatcagcaacagcagcagcaacagtagcGCGAGCAGCCACAACCTTGGCGGCAACAACAACCACTACTCGCTGCTCACCAACTCGCCGCAGGGCGCGCTCTCCTACCACCACCAGCACAACAATCACCTGAACAacaaccaccaccatcatcactaCGCGGGCTTCGAGCGGATCGCGGCGCGGCCCGTGGGCTGCAAGGGCTCGTGGGACGCCGACCCGCGGAACATGACCTTCGAGCCCATCGCCACGTACGTGTCGAGCTAA